A part of Hippea maritima DSM 10411 genomic DNA contains:
- a CDS encoding flagellar hook-basal body protein has product MFSGVYDAAGGMVIEMQRVNNITNNIANLNTPGFKKEGINVKSWSRIWGMANANLPIPPDTQAAANFINETKNSTPHLDTNYIDFSQGPLRHTGNKLDFALEGKGFFLVLAPKGIQYTRNGQFEINKDGILIQRGTGYPVVGENYLINHKLIKITGKTILIKNDGEVYSDGVRIDKLAIRDFANYTNLKKEPNSMFSPINGESPIPAPNTFLKEGYLEMSNVTIVNEMVKLIESQRNFERYQRVIDSLGNELLSDIARNLSKVG; this is encoded by the coding sequence ATGTTTAGTGGTGTTTATGATGCTGCAGGTGGTATGGTAATAGAAATGCAAAGAGTTAATAACATTACAAATAACATAGCAAACCTCAACACCCCAGGTTTTAAAAAAGAAGGCATAAATGTTAAGAGCTGGTCAAGAATTTGGGGTATGGCTAATGCAAATCTACCTATACCTCCAGATACCCAAGCAGCAGCGAATTTCATTAACGAAACAAAAAACTCAACCCCACATCTGGATACAAATTACATAGACTTTTCCCAAGGCCCCTTAAGACACACGGGAAATAAATTAGATTTTGCATTGGAGGGCAAAGGATTTTTTTTGGTTTTAGCACCTAAAGGCATACAATACACAAGAAACGGCCAATTCGAAATAAACAAAGATGGAATATTAATTCAAAGGGGCACCGGATATCCGGTAGTTGGTGAAAACTATCTTATAAACCACAAGCTAATAAAAATCACTGGCAAAACAATCCTCATAAAAAACGACGGAGAGGTGTATTCAGATGGTGTAAGAATAGATAAATTAGCAATAAGAGACTTTGCCAACTACACGAACCTAAAAAAAGAGCCAAACAGCATGTTTAGCCCTATAAACGGAGAGTCTCCTATACCAGCACCAAATACATTTTTAAAAGAAGGCTATCTTGAGATGAGTAATGTAACCATAGTGAATGAAATGGTAAAACTCATAGAATCACAGAGAAATTTTGAACGATATCAAAGGGTTATAGATTCATTAGGCAATGAGCTACTCTCAGATATTGCAAGAAACCTAAGCAAAGTAGGATAA
- a CDS encoding ABC transporter permease → MIRFVSFTLKTVLKDRLFLLISSLILVYAFIPIFSYFSMRQLQEISITMSITLNSFILLVLSIFGGVYTIWRDIERKYTFTLLSLPVKRSSYVVGRFTGFAVIMLMITTIDFLLGIVAIKISASFYKSSLPIVWFNIFCAYYFSLLKYILILAFGFLFASFSTSFFTPIFSTILMYLAGNSIQGVYDYILKSSSDVSSLVKTTIKFIYYILPNFSAFDFTANAAYALHISQKSLLITLVYFAIYFAIIMTLAIMIFSKRDLT, encoded by the coding sequence ATGATTAGGTTTGTTAGCTTTACGCTAAAGACTGTTTTGAAGGATAGGTTATTCTTGTTAATTAGTTCTTTGATTTTGGTATATGCGTTTATACCTATTTTCAGTTATTTTTCCATGAGGCAACTGCAAGAGATATCCATAACCATGTCTATAACTCTAAATTCCTTTATATTACTTGTTCTTTCGATTTTTGGAGGAGTGTATACAATATGGCGCGATATAGAAAGGAAATACACATTCACGCTCTTGAGTTTGCCCGTTAAAAGATCATCCTATGTTGTTGGCAGATTCACAGGTTTTGCGGTTATAATGCTAATGATAACGACAATAGATTTCCTGCTCGGCATAGTGGCTATAAAAATTTCCGCAAGTTTCTATAAATCAAGCCTTCCTATCGTTTGGTTTAACATATTTTGCGCTTACTATTTTTCCCTTTTGAAATATATCTTGATTTTGGCTTTTGGTTTCCTTTTTGCGTCTTTCTCCACATCCTTCTTTACTCCAATATTCTCCACAATTCTCATGTATTTAGCTGGAAATTCCATTCAGGGCGTGTATGATTATATCTTAAAAAGCTCATCGGATGTATCAAGCTTGGTAAAAACCACGATAAAGTTTATCTATTATATCTTGCCAAACTTTTCTGCTTTTGATTTTACGGCCAACGCTGCCTATGCTTTGCATATATCACAAAAGAGTTTGCTAATAACTTTGGTTTATTTTGCAATCTATTTTGCCATTATCATGACACTTGCGATTATGATATTTTCTAAAAGGGATCTAACATGA
- a CDS encoding ABC transporter ATP-binding protein produces MALIRVNSLEKTFRLKTKRFKALNGMSFEIEQGEILGFLGPNGAGKSTTIKIMMDLIRADSGSVEIAGVDSRNPEAKKNIGFMPENPQYFDTLTGFDLLIFTASVFGIDKKQASKKAWQLLEEFGLKEAAKRPIRKYSKGMIQRVGFAAALIHEPQILILDEPMSGLDPIGRILFKNKMKELNEKGVTIFFSSHIIPDIEDICSRVLIVNKGKAIKSLTREEIKFMTTTGFNVIIDRCIDELNCAKISGNLYSIESKKDELIAVLKRIESYNVKIVDIEPVKKDLEEVFVELIK; encoded by the coding sequence ATGGCACTGATAAGAGTTAACAGTCTGGAAAAAACATTCAGGCTAAAAACCAAGAGATTTAAAGCATTAAACGGTATGAGTTTTGAGATAGAACAGGGTGAGATTTTGGGATTTTTAGGTCCAAATGGCGCAGGCAAAAGCACCACGATAAAGATCATGATGGACTTGATTAGAGCAGATAGTGGCAGTGTTGAAATAGCTGGAGTTGATTCAAGAAACCCTGAAGCTAAAAAAAATATCGGTTTTATGCCTGAAAATCCCCAATATTTCGACACATTAACTGGGTTTGACCTGTTGATTTTTACGGCTTCTGTATTTGGTATAGATAAAAAACAGGCTTCCAAAAAGGCGTGGCAGTTGCTTGAGGAGTTTGGTTTAAAGGAAGCGGCAAAAAGACCTATTAGAAAGTACAGTAAAGGTATGATTCAGCGGGTGGGCTTTGCTGCCGCGTTAATCCATGAACCACAAATTCTGATATTGGACGAGCCGATGAGCGGTCTTGACCCGATAGGAAGGATATTGTTCAAAAATAAGATGAAGGAGTTAAACGAAAAGGGCGTAACCATATTTTTTAGCTCTCATATTATACCAGACATTGAAGACATCTGCTCAAGGGTTCTAATTGTCAACAAGGGAAAAGCAATAAAAAGTCTCACAAGGGAAGAGATTAAATTTATGACTACAACAGGGTTTAATGTGATAATAGACAGATGTATTGATGAGCTAAATTGCGCAAAAATATCAGGGAATTTATACTCCATTGAGAGCAAAAAAGATGAATTAATAGCGGTACTAAAGCGAATTGAAAGCTATAATGTAAAAATTGTTGACATTGAGCCTGTGAAGAAGGATTTAGAAGAGGTGTTTGTTGAATTAATTAAATAG
- a CDS encoding type II toxin-antitoxin system VapC family toxin — translation MKVFVDANIFIDIFNADRPMHRFSVATYEYLLKTRSEIFTSCDLITTIYYIESKRDKLQALLNIQNMIKTLKIIDFSNTVIEEVCELMLNYKNYKDFEDALQYVLAKKEKCDLIISNDNDFYSPDILTLSSKDFYEKYCKQ, via the coding sequence GTGAAAGTTTTTGTTGATGCGAATATTTTTATAGACATTTTTAATGCTGATAGACCAATGCATAGGTTCAGTGTGGCCACATATGAATATCTCTTAAAAACAAGAAGTGAGATTTTTACAAGCTGTGATTTAATTACAACTATTTATTACATAGAGTCTAAAAGAGATAAATTACAGGCTCTTTTAAACATCCAGAATATGATCAAGACTTTGAAAATTATAGACTTTTCTAATACTGTAATAGAGGAAGTTTGTGAGTTGATGTTGAATTATAAGAACTATAAAGATTTTGAGGATGCTTTGCAATATGTTTTAGCTAAAAAGGAAAAGTGTGATTTGATAATTTCAAATGATAATGACTTTTACAGTCCTGATATTTTGACCTTGAGTTCTAAAGACTTTTATGAGAAATATTGTAAGCAATAA
- a CDS encoding O-antigen ligase family protein: protein MLFLYFLFILYIVFIFFEQSDLCLKITNTNHKKNKTFWHPIFDNPIIGGIFLISFIDAAYSYFEFCLKSLNFFGQKIVPYFILITPVHSIGGFLYQPNLNSLLINTGLIITAFWTVKQTDKKTFLKLLIIYVFFTFAAALTSSRAGLLAVLSVFIFIFIHKRFFSPDMPKKEKYTLIMLFVTYIAVFFFNRYSPFVKFAHQGMIGDSSVDQRLMIWLATILLWLKHPFFGTGLETFKFLNDPYQIVSCKILKFPSDIIGNFTWAHNEPIQILEELGIFAFLSIVFMTIFYYIKVLKKEKNIENLLIPSLILVFIVQAGLSWPLRHPALLTLFFIILALADKSRFFTLKGFSKNIFIIILFIVYILSTIYLFPHIKNDVYFTFKIPKTKQIDKKLDLLYKASQDDYLFWIASSRFIYKAVPYYLKITTGINHIPLIKEDIKIIKMTTKDKKEAEKLKKEILQEAKKLEKLHKIWLSEYYLALAYLFDDNLKEAKLHANKAIEMNPNPPYLWNLLHFINVKYASLKTGKPISTFLPSKKEVEEFQKQFRLMTEKIKKDQK from the coding sequence ATGCTTTTTCTCTATTTTCTTTTTATTTTATATATAGTTTTTATATTTTTTGAACAATCTGACTTATGTTTAAAAATCACAAACACAAACCATAAAAAAAACAAAACCTTTTGGCATCCTATTTTTGACAATCCTATTATTGGAGGTATCTTTTTAATTTCTTTCATTGATGCAGCTTATAGTTATTTTGAATTTTGCTTAAAATCGCTTAATTTTTTTGGACAAAAGATTGTTCCATATTTTATACTTATAACACCGGTTCACTCAATCGGCGGTTTTCTATATCAACCCAACCTAAACTCGCTTTTGATAAATACAGGGTTAATAATTACAGCTTTCTGGACAGTAAAACAAACAGATAAGAAAACCTTCCTTAAACTACTCATAATATACGTCTTTTTCACATTTGCCGCGGCACTCACATCATCAAGAGCAGGTTTGCTTGCCGTTTTGTCTGTTTTTATATTCATCTTTATACATAAACGATTTTTTAGCCCTGATATGCCAAAAAAAGAAAAATACACGCTAATCATGCTGTTTGTTACATACATAGCTGTATTCTTCTTTAACAGATATTCACCTTTTGTCAAGTTTGCCCACCAAGGTATGATTGGAGATAGCTCTGTTGATCAGCGTCTTATGATCTGGCTTGCAACAATATTGCTGTGGCTTAAGCACCCATTTTTCGGCACAGGCCTTGAAACATTCAAATTTTTAAATGACCCCTATCAAATAGTATCCTGCAAAATACTGAAATTTCCTTCTGATATTATTGGCAATTTTACATGGGCACACAACGAACCTATTCAAATTCTTGAAGAACTCGGTATTTTTGCTTTTTTGAGCATCGTCTTTATGACTATATTTTATTATATCAAAGTATTGAAAAAAGAAAAAAACATAGAAAACCTTTTAATTCCATCATTGATTTTGGTTTTTATCGTTCAGGCAGGTCTATCTTGGCCATTGCGTCACCCGGCTTTGCTTACCTTGTTTTTTATTATCCTGGCTTTGGCGGATAAAAGCAGGTTTTTTACACTTAAAGGTTTTTCAAAGAATATCTTTATTATAATACTATTTATAGTTTATATTTTATCAACAATATATCTATTTCCTCACATAAAAAATGATGTTTATTTTACATTCAAAATACCAAAAACAAAGCAAATAGATAAAAAACTGGATCTGCTTTACAAAGCCTCGCAGGATGATTACCTTTTTTGGATAGCATCTTCTCGCTTTATTTATAAAGCTGTTCCCTATTATCTGAAAATTACAACAGGAATAAACCACATACCCCTAATAAAAGAGGATATTAAAATCATAAAAATGACGACAAAAGATAAAAAAGAGGCGGAAAAATTAAAGAAAGAAATTTTGCAAGAGGCAAAAAAGTTAGAAAAGCTCCATAAAATCTGGCTAAGTGAATATTATCTTGCATTGGCATATCTGTTTGACGATAATTTAAAAGAAGCAAAACTTCATGCAAATAAAGCAATAGAAATGAATCCTAATCCTCCATATCTCTGGAATCTATTACATTTTATAAATGTAAAATATGCATCTTTAAAAACCGGAAAACCAATATCCACATTTTTGCCTTCCAAAAAGGAAGTTGAGGAATTTCAAAAACAATTTAGACTTATGACTGAAAAAATTAAAAAAGATCAAAAATAA
- a CDS encoding type IV pilin protein: MREFRNKKGFTLIELLVVVAIIAILAAIAIPQYAKYRRSAQDSAALSDLKTIQTTAEAYYADNMHYPY; the protein is encoded by the coding sequence ATGAGGGAATTTAGAAACAAAAAGGGTTTTACACTCATTGAGTTGCTCGTTGTTGTAGCAATTATTGCAATCTTGGCAGCTATAGCAATACCGCAGTATGCGAAGTATAGAAGGAGTGCTCAAGATTCAGCAGCATTAAGCGATTTGAAAACCATTCAAACAACAGCAGAGGCATATTACGCAGATAATATGCATTATCCATATTAA
- a CDS encoding OmpA family protein, whose amino-acid sequence MREKVVLLNLIILIIFFANATVNAKENLIITPYPNSKVLYHTKKNFDELYILKAPRGLNEYTLNECKKVEIDGAVEKIVYGLPGNISAFEAFKNYEFALKKANFNILAQLRTKNIRYFIEKDCGFPDINGFGSEQNKDHFYISAQSPDKSEYIMVYVGEGYRGRPGKAAIGIVKLKQIETGLVKIINAKTMKKEIETKGHVPIYGIYFDFNKATIKPSSEPTIKEIARLLKENPSLKLYVVGHTDSIGDLNYNMKLSKKRAKAVVDELVKKYNINPNRLKAFGVGPLAPVASNKTEEGRSKNRRVELIEP is encoded by the coding sequence ATGAGAGAAAAAGTCGTTCTTTTGAATTTAATAATTTTAATAATATTCTTCGCCAATGCCACAGTAAATGCCAAAGAAAATCTAATAATAACACCCTACCCTAATTCCAAAGTGCTTTATCACACAAAAAAGAATTTCGATGAACTATACATATTAAAAGCCCCTCGAGGCTTAAATGAATACACTCTTAATGAGTGCAAGAAGGTTGAAATTGATGGAGCAGTTGAAAAAATTGTTTATGGCCTACCGGGCAATATAAGCGCGTTTGAAGCTTTTAAAAATTATGAATTTGCACTAAAAAAGGCAAACTTTAATATCCTCGCCCAATTAAGAACAAAAAACATACGATATTTCATAGAAAAAGACTGTGGTTTCCCTGACATAAACGGTTTTGGCAGTGAGCAAAACAAGGATCACTTTTATATATCAGCCCAATCTCCAGATAAAAGCGAGTACATTATGGTATACGTTGGCGAGGGTTATAGAGGGCGTCCAGGCAAAGCAGCGATAGGTATAGTAAAACTCAAACAGATAGAAACAGGCCTTGTAAAAATTATAAACGCAAAAACAATGAAAAAAGAGATAGAAACAAAGGGACACGTTCCAATATATGGTATATACTTTGATTTCAACAAAGCAACGATAAAACCATCATCAGAACCAACTATAAAAGAAATAGCTAGATTATTAAAAGAAAACCCCTCTTTAAAGCTGTATGTTGTTGGGCATACTGATAGCATAGGGGATCTAAACTACAATATGAAACTATCAAAGAAAAGAGCCAAAGCCGTTGTTGATGAATTAGTCAAAAAATACAATATAAATCCAAACAGATTAAAAGCTTTCGGTGTAGGACCTTTAGCACCAGTAGCATCAAACAAAACAGAAGAAGGCAGATCTAAAAATAGAAGGGTTGAATTAATAGAGCCATGA
- a CDS encoding ABC transporter permease codes for MYYLTFQHVAMVVIATCASTIIGVSLGILATRSFGKNLLYPINLISSISQSFPPVAVLALAVSSVGFGIKPTVIALFIYGLFPIIQNTIAGIISIDKSIKEASIGMGMSEWDLLIKVELPLALTSILSGIRTTTTINVGVAAIGAVVGAGGLGALIISGLINENQFFIAYGTISVALLALLFDSIINNIEMFTTRSYKL; via the coding sequence ATGTATTATCTAACCTTTCAGCATGTGGCAATGGTTGTTATAGCAACTTGCGCCTCAACCATTATAGGTGTTTCTCTTGGAATTTTGGCAACAAGGAGTTTTGGTAAAAATCTGCTTTATCCCATTAATCTCATATCATCCATAAGCCAATCCTTTCCTCCTGTTGCCGTCTTGGCTTTGGCTGTCTCCTCAGTCGGTTTTGGAATAAAGCCTACAGTCATAGCGCTGTTTATTTACGGGCTTTTCCCGATTATACAAAACACCATAGCGGGCATCATATCGATAGACAAAAGCATAAAAGAAGCCAGTATAGGCATGGGTATGTCGGAATGGGACTTGCTCATTAAAGTAGAGCTACCACTCGCACTTACAAGTATACTCTCAGGTATCAGAACAACCACTACAATAAACGTTGGAGTTGCCGCCATTGGTGCCGTTGTAGGTGCCGGTGGACTTGGAGCTTTGATAATTTCAGGATTGATAAACGAAAATCAATTCTTCATAGCATATGGTACTATATCCGTTGCACTTTTGGCCTTATTGTTTGACAGCATTATAAATAACATAGAAATGTTTACCACCAGAAGCTACAAACTTTAA
- a CDS encoding ABC transporter ATP-binding protein: MIKIVDLTKTFNNHTVLNNINLTIKKGELFVLIGPSGSGKTTLLKMINKMETPDAGKIFINNENISKIKGTQLRRKIGYVIQSIGLLPHMSVKDNILIVPKLIKMDKSMAERRVYELLELVELEPEQYINKYPHQLSGGEAQRVGIARALAADPPIVLMDEPFGALDPITKSRLQNQICQIHKTLKKTIVFVTHDIDEAIKIGQRIAIIKDGQIIQTDSPQDMLSKPKNSFIATFLGSDRALKKLSKLLVKEFKKKADYVLQDEKEEVIQTNKKYVWVVDKKSILKGWIYLSENAKQFTEIDHKTFALNDNETLKDAVSKMVAQSVKTLPVCDKNGKLTGEISLTDIVTKT; this comes from the coding sequence ATGATTAAAATCGTAGATTTAACAAAAACATTCAACAACCACACGGTTTTAAACAATATCAACCTAACGATAAAAAAAGGAGAGCTTTTTGTGCTCATTGGGCCATCGGGAAGCGGAAAAACCACACTTCTAAAAATGATAAACAAAATGGAAACCCCTGATGCTGGTAAAATATTTATCAATAACGAAAACATTTCAAAAATTAAGGGTACACAACTAAGGCGAAAAATAGGCTATGTTATTCAGAGCATAGGCCTTTTACCTCATATGAGCGTAAAAGATAATATACTTATTGTTCCAAAGCTTATAAAAATGGATAAAAGTATGGCTGAAAGAAGGGTTTATGAGCTGCTTGAACTTGTGGAGCTTGAGCCTGAACAATATATAAACAAATACCCTCATCAGTTATCCGGGGGCGAGGCGCAAAGAGTGGGAATAGCAAGGGCATTGGCAGCCGACCCACCAATCGTTTTGATGGATGAGCCCTTTGGAGCGCTAGATCCAATTACAAAATCGCGCTTGCAGAACCAAATATGCCAAATACACAAAACGCTCAAAAAAACTATAGTGTTTGTAACACATGATATAGATGAAGCGATAAAGATAGGCCAAAGGATAGCAATAATCAAAGACGGACAAATTATCCAAACAGACTCACCGCAGGATATGCTCTCAAAACCAAAAAACAGTTTTATAGCAACATTTTTGGGCTCAGATAGAGCCTTAAAGAAACTCTCAAAATTACTCGTAAAGGAATTTAAGAAAAAAGCAGATTATGTTTTACAAGATGAGAAAGAAGAAGTTATTCAAACAAATAAAAAATATGTATGGGTTGTTGATAAAAAAAGCATACTCAAAGGCTGGATATATCTATCGGAAAACGCTAAACAGTTCACTGAAATAGACCACAAAACATTTGCACTTAACGATAACGAAACATTAAAAGATGCCGTATCAAAAATGGTAGCACAATCTGTCAAAACACTACCGGTGTGTGATAAAAACGGAAAACTCACAGGCGAGATAAGCCTTACAGACATTGTCACAAAAACATGA